From the Billgrantia sulfidoxydans genome, one window contains:
- a CDS encoding class I SAM-dependent methyltransferase — translation MNRRDRPRDTESESGELTLRREGDALVLAGDPARYGKPLRVDFAEGRAAHRRRFGGGRGQLIARACGLAAGVTPSVIDATAGLGRDAFVLASLGAEVLLIERVAAIHALLEDGLARAAADPEAAAIVARMHLVHGDAVRDLAALVAAGPVAPQVIHLDPMFPHREKSALVKKEMRLFRELAGDDADAPRLLEVALDVASHRVVVKRPRKAPPIEGPAPQHAIEGKTSRYDLYVHRSLKA, via the coding sequence ATGAACCGTCGCGACCGGCCGCGAGACACTGAGTCAGAAAGTGGCGAGCTGACGTTGCGCCGCGAAGGGGATGCCCTGGTGCTGGCCGGCGACCCGGCCCGCTACGGCAAGCCGCTCAGGGTCGATTTTGCCGAAGGCCGTGCCGCCCATCGGCGCCGCTTCGGCGGTGGACGGGGGCAGCTCATCGCCCGTGCTTGCGGTCTGGCGGCCGGCGTGACCCCTAGCGTAATCGATGCCACCGCCGGCCTGGGGCGCGACGCCTTCGTGCTGGCGAGCCTCGGCGCCGAGGTGCTGCTGATCGAGCGCGTGGCGGCGATCCATGCCCTGCTGGAGGATGGCCTGGCGCGCGCCGCCGCCGACCCCGAGGCGGCGGCGATCGTCGCCCGCATGCACCTGGTGCATGGCGACGCCGTTCGCGACCTCGCCGCGCTGGTCGCCGCCGGCCCGGTGGCGCCCCAGGTGATTCACCTCGACCCCATGTTCCCCCACCGCGAGAAGTCGGCGCTGGTGAAGAAGGAGATGCGTCTGTTCCGCGAGCTCGCCGGCGACGATGCCGACGCGCCGCGGCTGCTCGAGGTGGCGCTGGACGTGGCCAGCCACCGCGTGGTGGTCAAGCGGCCACGCAAGGCACCGCCCATTGAGGGCCCGGCGCCGCAGCACGCCATCGAAGGCAAGACCAGCCGCTACGACCTCTATGTCCATCGCTCCTTGAAGGCTTGA
- a CDS encoding SprT-like domain-containing protein, with protein sequence MKRPALSDPCPEWLASLDDAALHHALLERVEVAWQLCRDYHPRLPRPGVWCDLRGKCAGQAHYGRGGLRFNPVLYRENRHAFLSEVVPHEMAHWLVRHLSDGHRAKPHGREWRTVMTRLFGLEPRVTHRFDVERASPTPYRYHCGCQEHFFTSRRHSLARNGRRYRCLSCAQTLVYQPFVEHGKVTTNV encoded by the coding sequence ATGAAACGACCTGCGCTCTCCGATCCCTGCCCCGAGTGGCTGGCAAGTCTCGACGATGCCGCGCTACACCACGCCCTGCTGGAGCGGGTGGAGGTGGCCTGGCAGCTGTGTCGCGACTACCATCCCAGGCTGCCCCGGCCCGGGGTCTGGTGCGACCTGCGTGGCAAGTGCGCCGGCCAGGCCCACTACGGCCGTGGCGGGCTGCGCTTCAACCCGGTGCTGTACCGCGAGAACCGCCATGCCTTTCTCAGCGAGGTGGTGCCCCACGAGATGGCTCACTGGCTGGTCCGGCACCTGAGCGATGGTCATCGGGCCAAGCCCCACGGGCGCGAGTGGCGCACCGTGATGACACGGCTGTTCGGGCTCGAGCCGCGGGTGACCCATCGCTTCGATGTCGAACGCGCGAGCCCCACGCCTTATCGCTATCATTGTGGCTGCCAGGAGCACTTCTTCACTTCACGTCGTCACTCGCTGGCGCGCAATGGACGCCGCTACCGCTGTTTGTCGTGTGCTCAGACCTTGGTCTATCAGCCCTTTGTAGAGCATGGAAAAGTTACTACAAATGTATGA
- the acs gene encoding acetate--CoA ligase: MTDQKVYPVRDDIAANAWIDRDKYQALYKQSVDDPEGFWAEQAKRIDWFKAPTKIKHTSYDPHNVDIRWFEDGTLNASVSCLDRHLETRGDQTAIIWEGDDPKDSKHVSYRELYTKTCQLANALKELGVRKGDVVTLYMPMIPEAAVAMLACARIGAVHSVVFGGFSPDALAQRIIGADSKLVITADESVRGGKQVPLKDNVDAALTRKGTEVCENVLVVKRTGGEIEWREGRDLWYHDLVDKQATDCPAEEMNAEDPLFILYTSGSTGAPKGLKHTTGGYLVYASLTHQYIFDYQDGEVYWCTADVGWVTGHSYIVYGPLANGAVTLMFEGVPSYPTHGRMGEIVDKHKVNILYTAPTAIRALMAHGDDVMNSSKRDTLRVMGSVGEPINPEAWEWYYRVIGNSQCPIVDTWWQTETGGIMISPLPGAIDLKPGSATLPFFGVQPALLDSEGNELKGAVDGNLVISDSWPGQARSIWGDHERFVQTYFSTYKGYYFTGDGCRRDEDGYYWITGRVDDVLNVSGHRMGTAEIESSLVAHEAVAEAAVVGFPHDIKGQGIYIYVTLTDGVEPSDELKKELTQWVRKDIGPIASPDVIQWAPGLPKTRSGKIMRRILRKIAANETDGLGDTSTLADPSVVDDLIENRANR; encoded by the coding sequence ATGACCGATCAGAAAGTCTATCCGGTACGCGACGACATCGCCGCCAATGCCTGGATCGATCGTGACAAGTATCAGGCCCTGTACAAGCAGTCCGTCGACGACCCCGAGGGGTTCTGGGCCGAGCAGGCCAAGCGCATCGACTGGTTCAAGGCGCCGACGAAGATCAAGCATACCTCCTACGATCCGCATAACGTCGACATTCGCTGGTTCGAGGACGGCACCCTGAACGCCAGCGTGAGCTGCCTCGACAGGCACCTGGAGACACGCGGCGACCAGACCGCGATCATCTGGGAAGGCGACGATCCCAAGGATTCCAAGCACGTCAGCTACCGCGAGCTGTATACCAAGACCTGCCAGCTGGCCAACGCACTCAAGGAGCTCGGCGTTCGCAAGGGCGACGTGGTCACCCTCTACATGCCGATGATCCCAGAGGCGGCGGTGGCCATGCTGGCCTGCGCCCGCATCGGCGCCGTGCACTCGGTGGTGTTCGGCGGCTTCTCCCCCGATGCCCTGGCCCAGCGCATCATCGGCGCCGACTCCAAGCTCGTCATCACCGCCGACGAGTCGGTGCGCGGTGGCAAGCAGGTGCCGCTCAAGGACAACGTCGATGCCGCCCTGACCCGCAAGGGCACCGAGGTGTGCGAGAACGTGCTGGTGGTCAAGCGCACCGGTGGCGAGATCGAGTGGAGGGAGGGCCGCGACCTCTGGTACCACGACCTGGTCGACAAGCAGGCGACCGACTGCCCGGCCGAGGAGATGAACGCCGAGGATCCGCTGTTCATCCTCTACACCTCCGGCTCCACCGGCGCGCCCAAGGGGCTCAAGCACACCACCGGCGGCTACCTGGTCTACGCCAGCCTGACCCACCAGTATATCTTCGACTATCAGGACGGCGAGGTGTACTGGTGCACCGCCGACGTGGGCTGGGTCACCGGCCACAGCTACATCGTCTACGGCCCGCTGGCCAACGGCGCCGTCACGCTGATGTTCGAGGGCGTGCCGAGCTACCCGACCCACGGCCGCATGGGCGAGATCGTCGACAAGCACAAGGTCAACATCCTCTACACCGCACCGACCGCCATCCGCGCACTGATGGCGCACGGCGACGACGTGATGAACTCGAGCAAGCGCGACACGCTGCGCGTGATGGGCTCGGTGGGCGAGCCGATCAACCCCGAGGCGTGGGAGTGGTACTACCGCGTGATCGGCAACTCCCAGTGTCCGATCGTCGACACCTGGTGGCAGACCGAGACCGGCGGCATCATGATTTCGCCGCTGCCGGGCGCCATCGACCTCAAGCCGGGCTCGGCCACGCTGCCGTTCTTCGGCGTACAGCCGGCACTGCTCGACAGCGAGGGCAACGAGCTGAAAGGCGCCGTGGACGGCAACCTGGTGATCAGCGACTCCTGGCCCGGTCAGGCGCGTTCGATCTGGGGCGACCACGAGCGTTTCGTGCAGACCTACTTCTCCACCTACAAGGGCTACTACTTCACCGGTGACGGCTGCCGCCGCGACGAGGACGGCTACTACTGGATCACCGGCCGCGTCGACGACGTGCTCAACGTCTCCGGCCACCGCATGGGCACCGCCGAGATCGAGTCCTCGCTGGTGGCCCACGAAGCCGTGGCCGAGGCCGCCGTGGTGGGCTTCCCGCACGACATCAAGGGCCAGGGCATCTACATCTACGTGACCCTGACCGATGGCGTCGAGCCCAGCGACGAGCTCAAAAAGGAGCTGACCCAGTGGGTGCGCAAGGACATCGGGCCGATCGCCTCGCCGGACGTCATCCAGTGGGCGCCGGGTCTGCCCAAGACCCGCTCGGGCAAGATCATGCGCCGTATCCTGCGCAAGATCGCCGCCAACGAGACCGATGGACTGGGCGATACCAGCACCCTGGCCGATCCGAGCGTGGTGGATGACCTCATCGAGAATCGCGCCAACCGCTGA
- a CDS encoding YecA family protein: MSDTPLPQPLLEDDELERLDEFLDSERVDPDALDLISAHGFLVALAVAPREIEAAAWVAELFHGEPSFTDDAERSEILGLLEKLRGNAIDTLEQGGLPELPFELTLDGSVPEETPIGDWCAGFMEGVFLDEAAWFEQDEETVATLLLPFMALSGLFDDEPDMADMTADTARLESLAAQLPDLVLDLYLHYRVPPETPKPVPRKKKPAGRGKGKR; the protein is encoded by the coding sequence ATGTCCGATACGCCCCTGCCCCAGCCCCTGCTCGAGGACGACGAACTCGAGCGCCTCGATGAGTTTCTCGACTCCGAGCGCGTCGATCCCGATGCTCTGGACCTGATCTCGGCCCATGGTTTTCTCGTCGCCCTGGCCGTGGCGCCACGCGAGATCGAGGCCGCTGCCTGGGTGGCCGAGCTGTTCCACGGCGAGCCGAGCTTTACCGACGACGCCGAGCGCAGCGAGATACTGGGCCTGCTGGAGAAACTTCGCGGCAACGCCATCGACACCCTGGAGCAGGGCGGCCTGCCCGAGCTGCCCTTCGAACTCACCCTGGACGGCTCGGTCCCGGAGGAGACGCCCATCGGCGACTGGTGCGCCGGCTTCATGGAGGGGGTGTTCCTCGACGAGGCCGCCTGGTTCGAGCAGGACGAGGAGACGGTCGCCACCCTGCTGCTGCCGTTCATGGCGCTCTCCGGCCTGTTCGACGACGAGCCGGACATGGCCGACATGACGGCGGACACCGCGCGCCTGGAGTCGCTGGCCGCCCAGCTGCCCGACCTGGTGCTGGACCTCTACCTGCACTATCGGGTACCGCCCGAGACACCCAAGCCGGTGCCGCGCAAGAAGAAACCCGCGGGCCGAGGCAAGGGCAAGCGGTAA
- a CDS encoding phospholipase D-like domain-containing protein — MHGMWRDGNRFELLAESSCFLPAMFTAMERARRSILVELYLMESGELATTLIDTLCRAATRGVTVALMLDAYGSMGLGGEDRRRLEQAGVALRLFNPLGLHSLARNLTRDHRKLVVVDGAVAFTGGFGAVDEFLKAWYEVAVRIEGPVVADWVRLFSRVWDSPMTRGAGDAALVRHLQLEFHPHEDYHAMRGRVVWGQGYRYQAIRHSLYGRVSSAQRRIWLCTPYFVPTFSLRMRLARAARRGVDVRLLLPGQGHDHPWVRYAGQRFYRRLLRAGVRIFEFQPTFIHAKFSLVDQWSSLGSCNFDHWSLHWNLEANQEVEDTRFAGEVAALFERNFTASHEITYQAWVRRPRWQRFKEWLFGSFDAWLTRLR; from the coding sequence ATGCATGGCATGTGGCGGGACGGCAATCGGTTCGAGCTGCTGGCGGAGTCGTCGTGCTTCCTGCCGGCGATGTTCACGGCCATGGAGCGGGCGCGCCGTTCGATCCTCGTCGAACTCTACCTGATGGAGTCGGGAGAGCTGGCCACGACGCTGATCGATACGCTGTGCCGTGCCGCGACGCGCGGCGTGACGGTCGCGCTGATGCTGGATGCCTATGGCTCCATGGGGCTGGGCGGCGAGGATCGACGCCGCCTGGAGCAGGCCGGCGTGGCGCTGCGGCTGTTCAACCCGCTGGGGCTGCACTCGCTGGCACGCAACCTGACCCGTGACCATCGCAAGCTGGTGGTGGTCGACGGCGCCGTCGCCTTCACCGGCGGCTTCGGCGCGGTCGATGAGTTCCTGAAAGCCTGGTACGAGGTGGCGGTGCGTATCGAGGGGCCGGTCGTTGCCGATTGGGTACGGCTGTTCTCGCGGGTATGGGATTCGCCGATGACGCGTGGCGCCGGCGATGCGGCTCTGGTACGCCACCTCCAGCTCGAGTTCCACCCACACGAGGACTACCACGCCATGCGTGGCCGCGTGGTGTGGGGGCAGGGCTATCGCTACCAGGCCATCCGCCACTCGCTGTATGGCCGGGTGTCGTCGGCCCAGCGTCGCATCTGGCTGTGCACGCCCTATTTCGTGCCCACCTTCAGCCTGCGCATGCGGTTGGCCCGTGCGGCTCGCCGCGGCGTCGACGTACGCCTGCTGCTGCCCGGCCAAGGCCACGACCACCCCTGGGTGCGCTATGCCGGCCAGCGCTTCTACCGGCGCCTGCTGCGCGCCGGCGTGCGCATCTTCGAGTTCCAGCCCACCTTCATTCACGCCAAGTTCTCGCTGGTCGACCAGTGGTCGAGCCTGGGCTCGTGCAACTTCGACCACTGGAGCCTGCACTGGAACCTGGAAGCCAACCAGGAGGTGGAGGATACCCGCTTCGCCGGCGAGGTGGCGGCGCTGTTCGAGCGCAACTTCACCGCCAGCCACGAGATCACCTACCAGGCCTGGGTGCGGCGCCCGCGCTGGCAGCGCTTCAAGGAGTGGCTGTTCGGCAGCTTCGATGCCTGGCTGACGCGGCTGCGCTAG
- the plsB gene encoding glycerol-3-phosphate 1-O-acyltransferase PlsB, with translation MALAQTLLAALHAPWKGLIKAWVETRLIEPDPGDLPLDPAHPTLYVLPHPALSDALLLDVLCQRHGLPPSRGRIRLEDRELPASVALPARQRRLWQHRRALEAPFRQALEYLAEHPEADIQLVPVSVFWGRAPGKRFGFWHLLAADSWQLTGRLRRALSVLVNGKSVEVHFGAPLKLRDLLDARGPAVANRKSARLLRVHFRRMRTRVLGPDLSHRRTLIEGVAASPEVRRVIGELAPAEKRSPQRLQRRALRYGREIASNMTYPVLRFMDGLLRRLWNRLYDGVEVRGLERVKALAGDHTLVYVPCHRSHIDYLLLSYVLYRDGLMPPHIAAGRNLNMPLIGPLLRRGGAFFLRRSFRDKPLYAAVFNEYLHRLLERGHPLEYFIEGGRSRSGRMLAPRPGMLSMTLRSFCRSAAGTSPPRLAFVPVYVGYERIIENASYQRELRGGKKRKETPLALLRVLGQLRQPFGKVTVNVGEPLALGPWLDDTTPGWRDDLGPAKPAWLNQAVPRLGDELARRINAAAALNPVNLVALVLLATPHHAIEASLMARQLALLAALQRHGPGGQHVSLPRGEPDAWIDEVVALGMIERRPHALGDILTATAEQASLLVWYRNNVLHLFALPGLAAFAFRHAPRHDLDSLQAQLGPPWPILARELFLEPAALPQALPAMLEVLCQEGLLQPHADGWQRPGTLEAGEQLRLLARLMQPSLERGYLLLTILLSQPAGTLGREALAERSQQLTERLALLTGRDAPEFFDRKLFASLIDSLEAEGWIWMREERLWYDERLRSAAQRTGELYDPALRHRLQLISHG, from the coding sequence ATGGCCCTAGCCCAGACTCTGCTCGCTGCACTTCACGCCCCTTGGAAGGGCTTGATCAAGGCCTGGGTCGAGACCCGCCTCATCGAACCCGACCCCGGCGACCTGCCCCTCGACCCTGCCCACCCCACCCTCTACGTGCTGCCCCACCCGGCGCTCTCCGACGCCCTGTTGCTCGACGTGCTGTGCCAGCGCCATGGGCTTCCGCCGTCACGCGGCAGAATCCGCCTGGAGGATCGCGAGCTGCCGGCCAGTGTCGCACTGCCCGCCAGGCAGCGCCGGCTATGGCAGCACAGGCGCGCCCTGGAGGCGCCCTTCCGCCAGGCGCTGGAGTACCTCGCCGAGCACCCCGAGGCCGATATCCAGCTCGTTCCGGTGAGCGTGTTCTGGGGGCGCGCGCCGGGCAAGCGCTTCGGCTTCTGGCATCTGCTGGCGGCCGACAGCTGGCAGTTGACCGGGCGCCTGCGCCGAGCGCTGTCGGTGCTGGTCAATGGCAAGAGCGTGGAGGTGCACTTCGGCGCGCCGCTCAAGCTTCGCGACCTGCTGGACGCGCGAGGCCCCGCCGTGGCCAATCGCAAGAGCGCACGCCTGCTGCGCGTTCATTTCCGGCGCATGCGCACGCGCGTGCTTGGCCCCGACCTCTCGCACCGCCGTACCTTGATCGAGGGCGTGGCGGCGAGCCCCGAGGTGCGTCGGGTGATCGGCGAGCTGGCGCCGGCCGAGAAGCGCTCCCCGCAGCGGCTCCAGCGGCGCGCCCTGCGCTACGGCCGCGAGATCGCCTCGAACATGACCTATCCGGTGCTGCGCTTCATGGACGGCCTGCTGCGCCGGCTGTGGAACCGGCTCTACGACGGCGTCGAGGTACGCGGGCTCGAACGGGTCAAGGCGCTGGCCGGCGATCATACGCTGGTCTACGTGCCCTGCCATCGCAGCCACATCGATTACCTGCTGCTCTCCTACGTGCTCTATCGCGACGGCCTGATGCCGCCGCACATCGCCGCCGGGCGCAACCTGAACATGCCGCTGATCGGCCCGCTGCTGCGCCGCGGCGGGGCCTTCTTCCTGCGCCGCAGCTTCCGCGACAAACCGCTCTACGCCGCGGTCTTCAATGAGTACCTGCACCGCCTGCTGGAGCGCGGCCATCCGCTGGAGTACTTCATCGAGGGCGGCCGCTCGCGCAGCGGGCGCATGCTCGCGCCACGCCCCGGCATGCTGTCGATGACGCTGCGCTCGTTCTGCCGCAGCGCCGCGGGCACCAGCCCGCCCCGGCTCGCCTTCGTTCCCGTCTACGTCGGCTACGAGCGCATCATCGAGAACGCCAGCTACCAGCGCGAGCTGCGCGGCGGCAAGAAGCGCAAGGAGACGCCCTTGGCCCTGCTGCGTGTGCTCGGCCAGTTGCGCCAGCCGTTCGGCAAGGTCACGGTCAACGTCGGCGAGCCGCTGGCGCTCGGCCCCTGGCTCGATGACACCACGCCGGGCTGGCGCGACGATCTCGGCCCGGCCAAGCCGGCCTGGCTCAACCAGGCCGTGCCGCGGCTCGGCGACGAGCTGGCCCGGCGCATCAACGCCGCGGCGGCGCTCAACCCGGTCAACCTGGTGGCGCTGGTACTGCTGGCCACGCCGCATCACGCCATCGAGGCCAGCCTGATGGCACGCCAGCTCGCCCTGCTGGCCGCCCTGCAGCGCCACGGGCCCGGGGGGCAGCACGTCAGCCTGCCTCGGGGCGAGCCCGACGCCTGGATCGACGAAGTCGTGGCGCTGGGCATGATCGAGCGCCGCCCCCATGCGCTGGGCGACATTCTCACGGCGACGGCGGAACAGGCCAGCCTGCTGGTGTGGTATCGCAACAACGTGCTGCACCTCTTCGCCCTGCCCGGCCTCGCCGCCTTCGCCTTCCGCCATGCCCCACGCCACGACCTCGACAGCCTCCAGGCGCAGCTCGGTCCCCCCTGGCCGATCCTGGCCCGAGAGCTGTTCCTCGAGCCGGCCGCCCTGCCCCAGGCGCTACCCGCCATGCTGGAGGTGCTGTGCCAGGAGGGCCTGCTGCAACCCCATGCCGATGGCTGGCAACGGCCCGGCACGCTGGAGGCCGGCGAGCAGCTACGCCTGCTGGCGAGGCTGATGCAGCCCTCGCTGGAGCGCGGCTACCTGCTGCTGACGATCCTGCTCAGCCAGCCGGCCGGCACACTGGGGCGCGAAGCCCTGGCGGAACGCAGCCAGCAGTTGACCGAGCGCCTGGCCCTGCTCACCGGACGCGACGCACCGGAATTCTTCGATCGCAAGCTGTTCGCCAGCCTGATCGACAGCCTGGAGGCCGAGGGCTGGATCTGGATGCGGGAAGAGCGGCTTTGGTATGACGAGCGGCTGCGTAGCGCCGCGCAGCGAACCGGCGAGCTGTACGATCCAGCCCTGCGCCACCGATTGCAGCTCATCAGCCACGGCTAG
- the tsaB gene encoding tRNA (adenosine(37)-N6)-threonylcarbamoyltransferase complex dimerization subunit type 1 TsaB encodes MPNLLALDASSSACSAALLIQRGGGEPRLVSRFALTPREHTRRLLPMVDEVLAEAGLTVAELDAVSYGRGPGSFTGLRIAAGTAQGLAYGLDLPLLGVSTLEALALAAHRRHGVANVVTAMDARMGEIYVAAWRCRDGATEPLLAEAVMPPEQLQLPPADGREGWYAIGSGWSLWEAMPAEVQAAISRRDAEAEPAAEEMVLLAARDYAQGARPAAHETQPIYLRDQVAWQKGK; translated from the coding sequence ATGCCGAACCTGCTGGCTCTCGATGCCTCCTCCAGCGCCTGCTCCGCCGCCCTGCTGATCCAGCGTGGTGGCGGCGAACCGAGGCTGGTGTCCCGTTTTGCCCTGACCCCCCGCGAACATACCCGCCGGCTGCTACCGATGGTCGACGAGGTGCTGGCCGAGGCGGGCCTGACCGTCGCCGAGCTGGACGCCGTGTCCTATGGGCGTGGCCCCGGCTCCTTCACCGGGCTGCGCATCGCCGCCGGCACGGCCCAGGGGCTGGCCTACGGCCTGGACCTGCCGCTGCTCGGCGTGTCGACCCTCGAGGCGCTGGCCCTCGCGGCTCATCGTCGTCACGGTGTCGCGAATGTGGTCACCGCCATGGATGCGCGCATGGGCGAGATCTACGTCGCCGCCTGGCGCTGTCGTGACGGTGCGACCGAGCCACTGCTCGCGGAGGCCGTGATGCCGCCCGAGCAGCTTCAGCTGCCCCCGGCCGACGGCCGCGAGGGCTGGTACGCCATCGGCTCGGGTTGGTCGCTGTGGGAGGCGATGCCGGCCGAGGTGCAGGCAGCCATCAGCCGGCGCGACGCCGAAGCCGAGCCGGCGGCCGAGGAAATGGTACTGCTGGCCGCCCGAGACTATGCCCAGGGGGCTCGTCCTGCCGCCCATGAGACCCAGCCGATCTACCTGCGCGACCAGGTGGCGTGGCAGAAGGGCAAATGA
- a CDS encoding Ku protein, which translates to MPSPKSKTKPTPKDKRRTKEKDESAQGEENKRFHASGPRPLWSGTITFGLVSLPVNLYPANRPKPVSLRMVDRDGTPLARRYFCEKEERVLDYDELIRGYEVEKNEFVVVEDRELDSLAPEKSQEIDLKRFVGLDEIDPMYFERAYFMTPDKGVTKAYRLLAQSMEATGRAGIATFVMRGKEYLVAIIAEKGILRAETLRFAEELRTPDDIDLPEPSKVDKSRVKAMQQAIEALSEEDLEREALQDRQSQRIVARAEEKLERGEDVIALGEEDAPDVEPEQGGEVIDLMQVLKQSLAEGRPPGQDRREDTGKGQPDGRGKPAAKRSETKKRPSGQRGAGKRAAGESDGKAAPRGKRRPAELAELESLSRDELYERAQQLDVPGRSRMSKAELAKAIASAG; encoded by the coding sequence GTGCCTAGCCCGAAATCGAAAACCAAGCCCACGCCGAAGGACAAGCGCCGCACGAAGGAAAAGGACGAATCGGCCCAGGGCGAGGAGAACAAACGCTTCCACGCCAGCGGCCCGCGCCCGCTGTGGTCGGGCACCATCACCTTCGGTCTGGTCAGCCTGCCGGTCAACCTCTACCCGGCCAACCGCCCCAAGCCGGTGTCGCTGCGCATGGTCGACCGCGACGGCACACCGCTGGCGCGGCGCTACTTCTGCGAGAAGGAGGAGCGCGTGCTCGACTACGACGAGCTGATCCGCGGCTACGAGGTCGAGAAGAACGAATTCGTGGTGGTGGAGGATCGCGAGCTCGATTCGCTGGCGCCGGAGAAGTCCCAGGAGATCGATCTCAAGCGCTTCGTCGGCCTCGACGAGATCGACCCGATGTACTTCGAACGCGCCTATTTCATGACCCCCGACAAGGGCGTGACCAAGGCCTACCGTCTGCTGGCGCAAAGCATGGAGGCCACCGGGCGCGCCGGTATCGCCACCTTCGTCATGCGCGGCAAGGAGTATCTGGTGGCGATCATTGCCGAGAAAGGCATCCTGCGCGCCGAGACGCTGCGCTTCGCCGAAGAGCTGCGCACCCCGGACGACATCGACCTGCCCGAGCCTTCCAAGGTCGACAAGAGCAGAGTGAAGGCGATGCAACAGGCCATCGAGGCACTGAGCGAGGAGGATCTCGAACGCGAAGCGCTACAGGACCGGCAGAGCCAGCGCATCGTCGCGCGTGCCGAAGAGAAGCTCGAGCGCGGCGAGGACGTGATCGCCCTGGGCGAGGAGGACGCGCCCGATGTCGAGCCGGAACAGGGCGGCGAAGTGATCGACCTGATGCAGGTGCTCAAGCAGAGCCTCGCCGAAGGGCGCCCGCCCGGCCAGGATAGGCGCGAAGACACCGGCAAGGGCCAGCCGGATGGGCGCGGCAAGCCGGCGGCCAAGCGCAGCGAGACCAAGAAGCGCCCCTCAGGCCAGCGCGGCGCGGGCAAGAGGGCCGCCGGAGAGAGCGACGGCAAGGCGGCACCACGCGGCAAGCGTCGGCCCGCCGAGCTGGCCGAGTTGGAAAGCCTCTCCCGCGACGAGCTCTACGAGCGCGCCCAGCAGCTCGACGTGCCCGGCCGCAGCCGCATGAGCAAGGCCGAGCTGGCCAAGGCCATCGCCAGCGCAGGCTGA
- a CDS encoding Ku protein, with translation MMAARAMWKGVIRFGDVEVPVKLYSAVQDRSVHFRLLHEKDRSPVKQAMVNPDTEEIVPHAETRRAYRTDEGSLVVFDKQELEALEPDSGRDIEVIRFMPPQVIDHRWYDRPYFLGPDGSESLYFALAEALGNSGKEGLARWVMRKKSYVGALRLHRGVPMLMSLRHEEQVVPVDALEPPKGKALDAKELDMARQLIGMLEAEFDPEAYHDEYRERVLELIEAKRRGKRVKVTPIRRREASDDLSKALEASLKKERKRA, from the coding sequence ATGATGGCGGCACGGGCGATGTGGAAAGGCGTGATCCGCTTCGGTGACGTGGAGGTACCGGTCAAGCTCTACTCCGCGGTGCAGGATCGCAGCGTGCACTTCCGTCTGCTGCACGAGAAGGACCGCTCACCGGTCAAGCAGGCCATGGTCAATCCCGACACCGAGGAGATCGTGCCTCACGCCGAGACCCGCCGCGCCTATCGCACCGACGAGGGCAGCCTGGTGGTGTTCGACAAGCAGGAACTCGAGGCGCTGGAGCCGGACTCGGGCCGCGATATCGAGGTGATCCGCTTCATGCCGCCGCAGGTGATCGACCACCGCTGGTACGACCGGCCCTACTTCCTCGGCCCGGATGGCAGCGAGTCGCTCTATTTCGCCCTGGCCGAGGCGCTGGGCAACAGCGGCAAGGAGGGCCTGGCACGCTGGGTCATGCGCAAGAAGAGCTATGTCGGCGCCCTGCGTCTGCATCGCGGCGTACCGATGCTGATGTCGCTGCGCCACGAGGAGCAGGTGGTACCGGTCGACGCACTGGAGCCCCCCAAGGGCAAGGCACTCGACGCCAAGGAACTCGACATGGCACGCCAGCTGATCGGCATGCTGGAGGCGGAGTTCGACCCCGAGGCATACCACGACGAGTATCGCGAGCGGGTGCTGGAGCTGATCGAGGCCAAGCGGCGCGGCAAGCGCGTCAAGGTCACCCCGATTCGCCGGCGCGAAGCTTCCGACGATCTCTCCAAGGCGCTCGAGGCCAGCCTCAAGAAGGAGCGCAAGCGTGCCTAG